The uncultured Cohaesibacter sp. genome segment TCCGCTATGTCACGGATATCAGCTTTGCTTTCACCGAAGAGTTTTCGGTGTTTCTGCTTGTCTTCATGACTCTGATCGGGACGGCTCTGGCCTTTGCTACCAAGGGCCACTTGCGGATTACGTTTTTCGTGGACCGCTTGCCAAGACCGCTGCGTCGTGGAGCCGAAGCGGTATCGCTGCTGGCGACTGTCACTGTCTTTTCGCTCGTGTGCTATTATGGCGCGCTATTTGCCTATGACCAGTGGGAGTTTGAAGAGACCTCCGCTGGTCTTGGCTATCCTAGCTGGATCTATTCGATCTGGTTGCCAA includes the following:
- a CDS encoding TRAP transporter small permease, with amino-acid sequence MTEFKDKSSAASPRVSGTLRIDQALAAGAMAIICVISMANVIVRYVTDISFAFTEEFSVFLLVFMTLIGTALAFATKGHLRITFFVDRLPRPLRRGAEAVSLLATVTVFSLVCYYGALFAYDQWEFEETSAGLGYPSWIYSIWLPILGAVILYRAIERTLKDWRAKTGEVNDV